One window from the genome of Myxococcales bacterium encodes:
- a CDS encoding HAMP domain-containing protein — MTAPRQSWVSRLFSRQRNQLLFALVWFAVECLLVLAPVSSAFELSAVADASAMRLAVMAAIVFGAAAWWAAARLHRPIVTVAAARDRGEAIADELTKTAFFAALRLPLRQLLLRTAVWVAWATAVAVILYTRGIWVRERATAFVAMTGMFALVAASLRSMTVSRLMAAVRREWFDRDVTASFVAVSWRAFALIAAWVTSGVMLAQAGFLYFFVPMPHDRFLMLQGMLISIVVIVAALWALLARRHARSLHLFATRLLAGETARTDALAFYRDAQWLPYQLARNSALLWVVAIAAALVANRARHSVALDDAVIIAIAQFMIVLGGILYELLLYRATLSILVVRILARGRVALREVPPSLSLPAKLLYTFGGVVVLACGMATIWGLLQYKSMSTEAVAQQSRLGMAWLRSAVQAELVDDASPPTAAKVRAAVQGLASVSSAEVIYFVPASVSADDAILTLTTSGEPPPALPWYLIASLHAEADHGVRLALAGLDGRAGRMKVRWHDAEYDVGAVAMFYPTYYGRGSLPVRPIKQLFVFFVILLVVCGGVVALSTSQFTNNIRALERRANEMARGSLTEPVLASGEGDEIGSLTLALEEMRRALRDRIRSTEEINFDLERAVQSRTSDLAGKNRQLADALDKLTSTQDQLVRSEKMASIGQLVAGIAHEINNPVNAIVNTVAPLQDVLQDVAQAAPGAAALVEELAAMVRVIERGAQRTKAIVGALHNYSRTDEESIVSFDLNRSLDDSLELLRHLLRDQITVVRRLGAVGKIQGHAGQINQIFMNLMTNAAQAIAGRDDATLTVTSEADDAQVIVRIADNGPGIPAAILPRIWDPFFTTKDVGEGTGLGLSIVHQLVERHGGTIEVQTATAQTAAAGAPTGTAFVVTLPRDARPVMAAKPAVTG; from the coding sequence ATGACGGCGCCGCGGCAGTCGTGGGTCTCACGGCTTTTTAGCCGGCAGCGCAACCAATTGCTGTTCGCGCTGGTGTGGTTTGCGGTCGAATGTCTTTTGGTGCTCGCGCCGGTCTCCAGCGCGTTTGAGTTGTCAGCGGTGGCCGATGCCTCGGCAATGCGGTTGGCGGTTATGGCCGCCATCGTGTTTGGCGCCGCAGCGTGGTGGGCGGCGGCACGGTTGCATCGGCCCATCGTCACGGTGGCGGCCGCGCGCGATCGCGGCGAAGCGATCGCCGACGAGCTGACCAAGACCGCGTTTTTTGCCGCCTTGCGCCTGCCGCTGCGTCAGCTGCTGTTGCGCACCGCGGTGTGGGTGGCCTGGGCGACGGCGGTGGCGGTCATCCTCTACACGCGCGGCATTTGGGTGCGCGAGCGCGCCACGGCCTTCGTCGCGATGACCGGCATGTTTGCCTTGGTCGCCGCCTCGCTGCGCAGCATGACGGTTTCGCGCCTCATGGCCGCGGTCAGGCGTGAGTGGTTTGATCGCGACGTGACCGCAAGCTTCGTCGCGGTGTCGTGGCGCGCCTTTGCCTTGATCGCCGCCTGGGTGACGAGCGGCGTCATGTTGGCGCAAGCGGGCTTTCTCTATTTTTTCGTGCCGATGCCGCACGATCGATTTTTGATGTTGCAGGGCATGCTCATCTCGATCGTCGTGATCGTCGCGGCGCTGTGGGCTTTGCTCGCCCGCCGCCACGCCCGCAGCCTGCACCTGTTCGCGACGCGGCTCCTGGCCGGCGAGACGGCGCGAACCGATGCGTTGGCGTTTTATCGCGATGCCCAGTGGCTGCCGTATCAGCTCGCGCGCAACAGCGCGCTCTTGTGGGTCGTCGCGATCGCCGCGGCGCTGGTTGCCAATCGCGCGCGCCATAGCGTGGCGCTGGACGACGCGGTGATCATCGCGATCGCGCAGTTCATGATCGTGCTTGGCGGCATCTTGTATGAGCTCTTGCTCTATCGCGCGACGCTGAGCATCTTGGTCGTGCGCATCCTCGCTCGTGGCCGAGTCGCGCTGCGGGAGGTGCCGCCCTCGTTATCGCTGCCAGCCAAGCTGCTCTATACCTTTGGTGGCGTGGTGGTGCTGGCCTGCGGGATGGCGACCATCTGGGGCCTGCTGCAATACAAGAGCATGTCGACCGAGGCCGTGGCGCAACAGTCGCGCCTGGGCATGGCCTGGCTGCGCAGCGCCGTGCAGGCCGAGCTGGTCGATGATGCCTCGCCGCCAACCGCGGCCAAGGTGCGCGCCGCCGTGCAAGGCCTCGCCAGCGTTAGCTCCGCCGAGGTGATCTACTTCGTCCCTGCCAGCGTCAGCGCCGACGACGCCATCTTAACCCTAACCACCAGCGGAGAGCCACCGCCGGCGTTGCCGTGGTACCTCATCGCCTCGCTGCATGCCGAGGCCGATCATGGCGTGCGCCTGGCGCTCGCCGGCCTTGATGGTCGCGCGGGTCGTATGAAGGTTCGGTGGCACGACGCCGAATATGATGTCGGCGCCGTGGCGATGTTCTATCCCACCTATTATGGGCGGGGCAGCCTACCGGTGCGGCCGATCAAGCAGCTCTTCGTCTTTTTTGTCATCTTGTTGGTGGTGTGTGGTGGCGTGGTCGCGCTTAGCACCAGCCAGTTTACCAACAACATCCGCGCGCTCGAGCGGCGCGCCAACGAGATGGCGCGAGGGTCGCTGACCGAACCCGTGTTGGCCTCGGGCGAGGGCGATGAGATCGGCAGCCTCACGCTGGCGCTCGAAGAGATGCGGCGTGCCTTGCGCGATCGGATTCGCTCGACCGAGGAGATCAATTTCGATCTCGAGCGCGCGGTGCAATCGCGCACCAGCGATCTGGCGGGCAAGAATCGCCAGCTTGCCGACGCCCTAGACAAGCTCACGAGCACGCAAGATCAATTAGTGCGCTCCGAGAAAATGGCCTCTATCGGCCAGCTCGTGGCCGGCATCGCGCACGAGATCAATAACCCCGTCAACGCCATCGTCAATACCGTGGCGCCGCTGCAAGACGTGCTGCAAGACGTCGCGCAGGCGGCACCCGGCGCGGCGGCCTTGGTCGAGGAGCTCGCCGCCATGGTCCGTGTGATCGAGCGCGGTGCGCAACGCACCAAGGCGATCGTCGGCGCGCTGCATAACTATTCGAGGACCGACGAAGAGAGCATCGTGAGCTTCGACCTAAATCGCAGCCTTGACGATTCGCTTGAGCTCTTGCGCCACTTGCTGCGCGATCAGATCACGGTGGTGCGGCGGCTCGGTGCCGTGGGCAAGATCCAAGGCCATGCCGGTCAGATCAATCAGATCTTCATGAACCTCATGACCAATGCCGCGCAGGCCATTGCCGGGCGCGACGACGCCACGCTGACCGTGACCAGCGAGGCTGATGACGCGCAGGTGATCGTGCGCATCGCCGACAATGGCCCGGGCATACCTGCCGCCATCCTGCCGCGCATTTGGGATCCCTTCTTCACGACCAAGGACGTCGGCGAGGGCACGGGCCTTGGGCTGTCCATCGTTCATCAGCTCGTGGAGCGCCACGGCGGCACGATCGAGGTCCAGACCGCAACCGCGCAGACGGCCGCTGCGGGCGCCCCTACCGGCACCGCCTTTGTGGTCACGCTGCCTCGCGATGCGCGCCCGGTCATGGCCGCAAAGCCAGCGGTTACTGGGTGA
- a CDS encoding peptidylprolyl isomerase, translating to MTNAVSLFLACALLALAACDHKPQPAKKHAEPAAPAPTAAPAEAAPAPTPAVTVAAPTAADLATYTSDLTGTGPLTATITTSMGAIHCELFGDKRPVTVANFVGLATGKKAWMSPTGGVVQGKPFYNGLIFHRVIPTFMIQGGDPQGNGNGGPGYDFDNEREPALTHTAGALAMANAGPDTNGSQFYITEAPRPQLDGGNYVVFGQCRELDIVKAIARVPRNESDRPNDAVTISSIEISRGAPAPTKR from the coding sequence ATGACCAACGCGGTTTCCCTGTTCCTAGCGTGCGCCTTGCTGGCCCTTGCGGCCTGCGATCACAAACCCCAGCCAGCAAAAAAGCATGCTGAGCCGGCCGCACCCGCACCGACCGCCGCACCGGCCGAGGCAGCGCCAGCCCCCACGCCCGCGGTGACCGTTGCCGCGCCAACGGCCGCAGATCTGGCGACCTACACCAGCGACCTAACCGGCACCGGCCCGCTGACGGCGACAATTACCACCTCAATGGGCGCGATCCACTGCGAACTTTTTGGCGATAAGCGCCCAGTCACCGTCGCCAATTTTGTCGGCTTGGCAACCGGCAAAAAAGCCTGGATGAGCCCGACGGGCGGCGTCGTGCAAGGCAAGCCCTTCTACAATGGCCTGATTTTTCACCGCGTTATTCCGACGTTTATGATCCAGGGCGGCGACCCGCAAGGCAATGGTAATGGTGGCCCCGGCTATGATTTTGACAACGAAAGGGAGCCTGCGCTCACGCACACCGCGGGTGCGCTGGCGATGGCCAATGCGGGTCCTGACACCAACGGTTCGCAGTTCTACATTACCGAGGCGCCGCGGCCGCAGCTTGACGGCGGCAACTACGTCGTCTTTGGTCAGTGCCGCGAGCTCGATATCGTCAAGGCGATCGCGCGGGTGCCGCGCAACGAGTCTGACCGCCCAAATGACGCGGTGACGATCTCGTCGATCGAAATCTCGCGTGGCGCGCCTGCGCCAACCAAACGCTAG
- a CDS encoding proprotein convertase P-domain-containing protein has product MKKGSPLPGCPSFSCRGRALTLVLATACTEPARQATPYDDEFPVSAHDPLFEGAPAKSELADENKSNAVYPAISTALLASQSPVKSQGSRGVCSIFSAVALMEHLYIKQGNITNPDFSEQYLQWSAKFEQNSFPNTSGSNSDQNLKAISRFGIVTEAVWPYEKFQWGVANDPACDGTDEQPTLCYTNGHPSDEVKQAPKFKLPAGRWLNTNSIKAHITTKGTGVVIGMTFFYQAWNHRLSTLPVNSEYWRLGYVTYPNAEDEEASLEKRAGHSILLVGWDDNLEVAARDKDGNPLLDAEGNPITEKGFYIFKNSWGTGSFGVNNAHGDGYGYISMRYINEYASAYVSDIPVLAPLVEVCDDGADNNHNGATDCDDDACTNHASCQASENTFAYDAVASLAIPDNNATGVSNGLTAADAGAIASLSVSVNIAHPYRGDLKVWLEHNGLQTVLHDRTGSYQDNLIATYDVSDFNGAALSGTWTLHVADTAAYDTGTLVSWRLEVVTQ; this is encoded by the coding sequence ATGAAAAAAGGTTCACCTCTCCCTGGTTGCCCATCGTTTAGCTGCCGCGGCCGCGCTTTGACCCTCGTCCTCGCGACGGCATGCACCGAACCAGCTCGGCAGGCGACCCCCTACGACGATGAATTCCCGGTCTCGGCGCATGACCCACTTTTTGAAGGTGCGCCAGCCAAGAGCGAGCTGGCCGACGAGAACAAGTCCAATGCGGTGTATCCCGCGATTTCGACCGCGCTGCTCGCAAGCCAATCGCCGGTTAAAAGCCAAGGCAGCCGCGGCGTGTGCTCCATTTTCTCGGCGGTGGCGCTGATGGAGCATTTGTATATCAAGCAAGGCAACATCACCAATCCAGACTTTTCTGAGCAGTATCTGCAGTGGTCGGCCAAGTTCGAACAAAATTCGTTTCCCAACACCTCGGGGAGCAATAGCGATCAAAATTTAAAGGCGATTTCGCGCTTCGGCATCGTCACCGAGGCGGTGTGGCCTTATGAGAAATTTCAGTGGGGCGTCGCAAACGACCCTGCCTGTGATGGCACCGATGAGCAACCAACGCTCTGCTACACCAATGGCCACCCATCCGACGAGGTAAAGCAGGCGCCGAAGTTCAAGCTGCCCGCGGGGCGTTGGCTGAACACCAACTCAATCAAGGCGCACATCACCACCAAGGGCACCGGCGTGGTGATTGGCATGACCTTCTTTTATCAGGCGTGGAATCACCGGCTGTCGACGTTGCCCGTCAATAGCGAGTATTGGCGGCTTGGCTATGTGACCTATCCAAATGCCGAAGACGAAGAGGCCTCGCTGGAAAAGCGCGCCGGCCATTCCATTCTCTTGGTTGGCTGGGACGACAATCTTGAAGTTGCGGCGCGTGACAAAGACGGCAATCCCCTCCTCGACGCGGAGGGCAACCCCATCACCGAGAAGGGCTTCTACATCTTTAAGAACAGCTGGGGCACCGGCAGCTTTGGCGTCAACAACGCGCACGGCGATGGTTATGGCTACATCTCAATGCGCTACATCAACGAGTATGCCTCGGCCTACGTAAGCGATATTCCCGTGCTCGCACCCCTGGTCGAGGTCTGCGACGACGGCGCGGACAACAACCACAACGGCGCGACCGATTGCGATGACGACGCGTGTACAAACCACGCGAGCTGCCAAGCCAGCGAAAATACCTTCGCCTACGACGCCGTGGCGTCCTTGGCGATTCCCGACAACAACGCGACAGGCGTAAGCAACGGGCTTACGGCGGCGGACGCCGGCGCCATCGCCTCGCTTTCGGTAAGCGTGAATATTGCCCATCCGTATCGAGGCGACCTCAAGGTATGGCTCGAACACAACGGCCTGCAGACGGTGTTGCATGACCGCACGGGCAGCTACCAAGACAATCTGATCGCGACCTACGACGTGAGTGACTTCAATGGCGCGGCGCTGAGCGGCACATGGACCTTGCACGTCGCCGATACGGCGGCCTACGACACCGGCACCTTGGTAAGCTGGCGGCTCGAAGTCGTCACCCAGTAA
- a CDS encoding alcohol dehydrogenase catalytic domain-containing protein yields MSTDGPTRLSLPSNHPAASGELTEVAETDVVVEICAYDVSATASAEARAACGVVIATGKVAGEWLGKSVLVPALFPCGECETCRRGGVFVCAARSSLAVHAAGLPRHLRVAGRWLTPLPAACELRPELARLGGEALHAYTMYAYGNVGPRDICVVLGDAPLAWWLCRVLASKGAHVATIYAGTAKASAPTTTWSHIACDDDRQPLSPRVQRELAALAQAADAGAQPWRLFVADPHYFAVAAALANPLATIVSVAKRAAAPTLCVGDLMEACASLVFIADGHPDLLPDVLGLALSDGWM; encoded by the coding sequence ATGTCGACAGATGGTCCAACCAGGTTGTCGCTGCCGAGCAACCATCCAGCGGCGAGCGGCGAACTCACCGAGGTCGCGGAGACCGACGTCGTAGTCGAGATCTGTGCATATGACGTCTCCGCGACCGCGTCCGCCGAGGCGCGGGCTGCTTGCGGTGTGGTAATCGCCACCGGCAAGGTAGCTGGCGAATGGCTGGGCAAGTCGGTCCTGGTCCCGGCCTTGTTTCCCTGTGGTGAATGCGAAACCTGCCGCCGCGGCGGGGTGTTTGTTTGCGCCGCGCGCTCATCGCTGGCGGTCCACGCCGCGGGCCTGCCGCGCCACCTGCGCGTCGCCGGCCGCTGGCTCACGCCGCTGCCCGCCGCATGCGAATTGCGCCCTGAGTTGGCGCGCCTTGGCGGCGAAGCGCTGCATGCCTATACGATGTACGCCTACGGCAATGTCGGCCCACGCGATATATGCGTCGTGCTCGGCGACGCGCCCCTCGCGTGGTGGTTGTGCCGCGTGTTGGCGAGCAAGGGCGCGCATGTCGCAACCATTTACGCAGGCACCGCGAAGGCCTCCGCGCCCACGACCACGTGGTCACATATTGCCTGCGACGACGACCGACAGCCGCTATCACCGCGCGTGCAACGTGAGCTGGCCGCCCTCGCTCAGGCGGCAGATGCGGGCGCGCAGCCGTGGCGTTTATTTGTCGCGGACCCGCACTATTTTGCGGTGGCCGCCGCGCTCGCGAATCCACTGGCCACCATCGTCAGCGTCGCGAAGCGGGCGGCGGCGCCGACGCTTTGCGTGGGCGACCTCATGGAGGCCTGCGCAAGCCTCGTCTTTATCGCTGATGGCCATCCCGACCTGTTGCCGGATGTGCTGGGCTTGGCGCTGAGCGACGGCTGGATGTAA
- a CDS encoding peptidylprolyl isomerase → MGALSTGCGPTRSAAPQASVAETAPVAPGDEAPVVAATAPVTDEVRPPHADDLAVYTAKLAGAGALRATIETSMGSIRCRLLSDEAPLAVANFVGLATGQKAWRRGGSGEIVRERPFYDGLIFHRVIPGFMIQGGDQNGNGSGDGGYKFANERHPSAKHDAAGILSMANAGPDTNGTQFFITDDANPRLDGGYTVFGRCQDADVISRIARVPTSRGDKPQDDVVIYSVKIDRMAF, encoded by the coding sequence ATGGGGGCCTTGAGCACCGGATGCGGGCCAACTAGGTCGGCAGCACCGCAAGCCAGCGTGGCGGAGACGGCGCCCGTCGCCCCGGGTGACGAAGCTCCCGTCGTCGCGGCAACCGCCCCTGTCACCGACGAAGTGCGGCCGCCGCATGCCGACGATCTTGCGGTGTATACGGCGAAGCTTGCAGGCGCCGGCGCCTTGCGCGCGACGATCGAAACCTCGATGGGCTCGATTCGTTGTCGCCTCCTAAGCGATGAGGCGCCATTGGCGGTGGCCAATTTCGTCGGCTTGGCCACGGGCCAGAAAGCGTGGCGTCGCGGCGGCAGCGGCGAGATTGTTAGGGAGCGCCCATTTTATGATGGGCTAATCTTTCACCGCGTGATTCCGGGTTTCATGATCCAAGGCGGCGATCAAAACGGCAACGGCTCGGGTGATGGCGGCTACAAGTTCGCCAACGAACGGCACCCGAGCGCCAAACACGACGCGGCGGGCATTCTCTCCATGGCCAACGCCGGCCCCGATACCAACGGCACGCAATTCTTCATCACCGACGATGCCAATCCGCGCTTGGACGGCGGCTACACGGTATTTGGTCGCTGCCAGGACGCCGACGTCATCAGCCGTATCGCGCGCGTGCCGACGAGCCGCGGCGACAAGCCGCAAGACGATGTGGTCATCTATTCGGTAAAAATCGATCGCATGGCGTTTTAG
- the pgeF gene encoding peptidoglycan editing factor PgeF yields the protein MSFRRSLFIGQPLSHIAWGAAATVGTRSFTVFPSAPVAFRWARASLNMGVRWGDDAAAVAINRRLVAEHAGFDVEQLQVTKHVHGTNVWRVGEAISEPAEYDGLVTDQVGPVLGAFAADCMPVVFADPVAGVVAACHAGWRGTVLGIAPRVIARMAELGAHPGDVCAAIGPSIGPCCFEVGDEVVDAFHQAFGNVPGLVVAGPRKPHIDLRLAFAVALHRAGVRMAQIDAQPPCTRCHPERFFSYRRDGQAGGVHMGYIAMTASHEATE from the coding sequence GTGTCGTTTCGGCGGTCGTTATTTATAGGTCAGCCCTTATCCCACATCGCGTGGGGCGCGGCGGCGACGGTGGGTACGCGGTCATTCACGGTTTTCCCGAGCGCACCGGTGGCGTTTCGGTGGGCGCGCGCCTCGCTGAATATGGGGGTGCGGTGGGGCGACGACGCCGCGGCGGTGGCCATCAACCGACGCCTGGTGGCCGAGCACGCCGGATTTGACGTCGAGCAGCTTCAAGTTACTAAGCATGTCCACGGCACCAACGTCTGGCGTGTCGGCGAAGCCATCAGCGAGCCCGCGGAGTACGATGGGCTCGTCACCGATCAGGTCGGCCCGGTGCTCGGTGCGTTCGCCGCCGACTGCATGCCGGTGGTGTTTGCGGATCCGGTGGCCGGCGTCGTGGCGGCGTGCCATGCCGGGTGGCGCGGCACCGTGCTGGGCATCGCGCCACGCGTCATCGCGCGCATGGCCGAGCTCGGCGCGCACCCGGGGGATGTCTGTGCCGCCATTGGGCCATCGATCGGACCGTGTTGTTTCGAGGTTGGCGATGAGGTGGTCGACGCGTTTCATCAGGCGTTTGGCAACGTGCCGGGGTTGGTCGTCGCGGGCCCCCGCAAGCCGCACATAGATCTGCGGTTGGCATTCGCGGTCGCCTTGCACCGTGCCGGCGTGCGAATGGCGCAGATCGACGCACAACCGCCGTGTACGCGATGCCACCCCGAGCGGTTTTTTAGCTATCGGCGCGATGGCCAAGCGGGCGGGGTGCATATGGGGTATATCGCCATGACGGCCTCGCACGAGGCCACGGAGTAA
- a CDS encoding serine/threonine protein kinase: protein MTSSLGLRSQLDEGTIMKACPVCKQQYDGSAKFCAIDGSPLVEKAQAPAQAASPSAALPAIGVPAIAMSAVLSAPVAVAGEVLGGRFVVGAALRTGRTGELLRGRDDQTGAQVAIKRVAPHVVAHPQVAARVDRELGVLGAMHAIGSARVLASGRASDRLWVATEWIEDGKSLDAVIATRGPLPLPEALAITVQVGEALLEAGKLGIVHRDLAPKNVLISAGQVKLINWALPVAVHEKVAGVPTFVSPEHVEGRLVDQRSNIYSLAALFYFAVTGQPPFAGNTESVHRAHVTAALPVLSARASTPTALDPIIAKAMDKSASRRYMTLRQFLDELVAAAKAPAISESTTLGAPALVAPRLPDVGPGLAAAPVAAAPVIGSPFARSGAAELGQTLVGVIGGTDVNARTKQVDAVDPALLRSLQQPSAAIAVPNVVVESSSAPIPLVQAAIAPPAAVAPALVAPAAVPVAAPAPVLAPAIAPAIAPMAAPPIAAESASRAADVDADGKPKFRETLWFKKGELDALSAQQASGSETKIDSLPIEDRYNDDGTLSGGDAARYSLRTGGGTGAGVRTPRATDGRRLGTMSEDELVSELKGGRGKWIAIGVGVCIALVIVIVLFAL from the coding sequence ATGACGAGTTCTTTAGGGCTACGATCACAGCTTGATGAGGGGACGATCATGAAGGCCTGTCCGGTCTGCAAGCAGCAATACGACGGCTCGGCCAAGTTCTGCGCAATTGACGGCTCGCCACTCGTCGAAAAAGCACAGGCGCCTGCGCAGGCCGCGTCGCCTTCGGCCGCGCTACCCGCGATAGGGGTACCAGCCATTGCTATGTCCGCCGTCCTCTCTGCGCCGGTCGCGGTGGCCGGCGAGGTGCTGGGCGGCCGTTTCGTCGTCGGCGCGGCACTGCGCACCGGCCGCACCGGCGAGTTGCTTCGTGGCAGGGATGATCAGACCGGGGCACAGGTCGCCATTAAACGCGTCGCGCCCCATGTTGTCGCCCACCCTCAGGTTGCGGCGCGCGTCGATCGGGAGCTTGGGGTATTAGGCGCGATGCATGCCATCGGCAGCGCGCGCGTGCTGGCATCCGGACGAGCCTCCGATCGCCTGTGGGTCGCGACCGAATGGATCGAAGATGGCAAGTCGCTCGACGCGGTCATTGCGACGCGTGGACCGCTGCCGCTGCCCGAGGCGCTCGCGATCACCGTACAGGTCGGCGAGGCGCTGCTCGAGGCCGGTAAGCTAGGCATCGTGCATCGCGACCTTGCGCCGAAAAATGTGCTCATCAGCGCCGGCCAAGTAAAACTTATCAACTGGGCGCTGCCGGTGGCGGTGCACGAAAAAGTCGCGGGCGTGCCGACGTTTGTCTCGCCCGAACACGTCGAAGGTCGCCTGGTCGACCAGCGCAGCAACATCTATAGCTTGGCGGCCTTATTTTACTTTGCGGTCACGGGTCAGCCGCCGTTTGCGGGCAACACCGAATCGGTTCACCGCGCGCACGTGACCGCCGCGCTGCCCGTGTTGTCGGCGCGCGCGAGCACACCGACGGCGCTCGACCCCATTATCGCCAAGGCGATGGATAAGAGCGCCTCGCGACGTTACATGACGCTGCGCCAGTTCCTCGATGAACTCGTCGCCGCGGCCAAGGCGCCCGCCATTTCGGAAAGCACCACGCTGGGCGCGCCGGCGCTCGTAGCGCCTAGGCTGCCCGATGTGGGGCCAGGGCTCGCGGCTGCGCCGGTGGCCGCCGCGCCCGTTATCGGTTCGCCGTTTGCGCGCAGTGGCGCCGCTGAACTCGGCCAGACGCTGGTCGGCGTAATTGGCGGCACCGACGTGAATGCTCGCACCAAGCAAGTTGATGCCGTAGATCCCGCGCTGCTGCGTTCGCTGCAGCAACCCTCAGCTGCCATCGCCGTGCCCAACGTTGTCGTGGAGTCGTCTTCGGCGCCAATCCCGTTGGTGCAGGCCGCCATCGCCCCACCGGCAGCCGTCGCGCCGGCGCTTGTCGCACCTGCGGCGGTGCCGGTTGCTGCCCCTGCGCCCGTGCTTGCGCCGGCAATTGCACCGGCAATAGCACCAATGGCTGCGCCCCCGATTGCCGCCGAGTCGGCATCGCGTGCGGCGGACGTCGACGCCGACGGCAAGCCAAAATTTCGCGAGACGCTGTGGTTTAAAAAAGGTGAGCTCGACGCGCTCTCAGCGCAGCAGGCCTCCGGCAGCGAAACCAAGATCGATTCGTTGCCGATCGAAGACCGCTACAACGACGACGGCACGCTCTCGGGTGGCGATGCGGCGCGCTACAGCTTGCGCACCGGCGGCGGCACCGGCGCGGGCGTGCGGACCCCGCGCGCGACCGATGGTCGGCGGCTCGGCACCATGTCCGAGGATGAGCTGGTGAGCGAGCTCAAAGGCGGTCGAGGCAAGTGGATCGCGATTGGGGTCGGCGTTTGCATCGCGCTCGTTATCGTAATCGTCCTGTTTGCGCTGTAG
- a CDS encoding sigma-54-dependent Fis family transcriptional regulator: MWAIRALRQPDGPTRGAGSASNSIANAPQQVESINDEPADASGRGPEETRDTSGLAVLIVDDEPSIVDSLDRTLRREGFTVVTAPHAQRALEILRTQPIAVVISDLMMPGMTGLELLRASKAIAPQTEFVVMTAFGTVETAVDAMKEGAYDFVTKPIKRAHVIRIIRNAMDKQSLVMENRALRAQLAARDHRAMIGSSLPWRQCTETASQAAQSDASVLLLGESGTGKELLARAIHDQSRRASGPFVAINCAAIPESILEAELFGYEKGAFTGATTRREGRFEAANGGTLFLDEIGEIPKHVQVKLLRVLQEGEVEPLGASGKPRRIDIRLVAATNVNLAQEVKAGRFREDLYYRLHVIPLALPSLRDRRGDIPLLAAHFVQLYAAKNGRAALGISPAAMQKLVDYHWPGNVRELENTMERAVVLSRTDIVEAEILPAEVRGAAPSAGALSFHLGTPLAEIEMAVINETLRHTRGDKKAAAGLLGIATRTIYRRLEEGAAAELGELAAVGDREEEIAP; encoded by the coding sequence ATGTGGGCCATTCGCGCGCTTCGCCAACCCGATGGGCCAACCCGCGGCGCCGGGTCGGCATCGAATTCAATTGCAAACGCCCCCCAACAAGTCGAGTCCATTAACGACGAGCCGGCAGATGCCTCCGGCCGAGGTCCTGAGGAAACCCGAGACACCAGCGGCCTTGCGGTGCTGATCGTCGACGACGAGCCTTCTATCGTCGACTCGCTCGATCGCACGCTGCGGCGCGAGGGCTTTACCGTCGTCACAGCGCCGCATGCCCAGCGCGCGCTGGAGATTTTGCGCACGCAACCCATCGCCGTCGTTATCAGCGATCTGATGATGCCCGGCATGACGGGGCTCGAGCTGCTGCGCGCCAGCAAGGCGATCGCGCCACAAACCGAGTTTGTCGTGATGACCGCGTTTGGCACCGTCGAGACCGCGGTCGACGCGATGAAAGAGGGCGCGTACGATTTCGTCACCAAGCCGATCAAGCGGGCCCACGTCATCCGCATCATCCGCAACGCGATGGATAAGCAGTCGTTGGTGATGGAAAACCGCGCGCTGCGGGCGCAACTGGCGGCGCGCGATCATCGCGCGATGATCGGTTCGTCATTGCCGTGGCGGCAGTGCACCGAAACCGCGTCCCAGGCGGCGCAAAGCGACGCCTCCGTGCTCTTGCTTGGCGAGAGCGGCACTGGCAAGGAACTCCTGGCGCGTGCGATCCACGATCAAAGTCGCCGGGCCAGCGGCCCCTTTGTCGCCATCAACTGCGCCGCGATTCCCGAGTCGATCTTAGAGGCCGAATTATTTGGCTACGAGAAGGGCGCCTTCACCGGCGCGACGACGCGGCGCGAGGGCCGCTTTGAGGCGGCAAACGGCGGGACGCTGTTTCTCGACGAAATCGGAGAGATTCCCAAACACGTGCAGGTCAAGCTGCTCCGCGTGCTGCAAGAAGGCGAGGTCGAGCCGCTTGGGGCCAGCGGCAAGCCGCGGCGCATCGATATCCGCCTGGTTGCGGCGACCAACGTCAACCTGGCGCAGGAGGTCAAGGCCGGGCGCTTCCGCGAAGATTTATACTATCGGCTGCACGTGATTCCACTCGCGCTGCCGTCCTTGCGCGATCGCCGCGGCGACATTCCGTTGCTCGCGGCCCACTTCGTTCAGCTTTACGCCGCCAAGAATGGCCGCGCCGCGCTCGGCATTTCGCCCGCGGCGATGCAAAAGCTCGTCGACTACCACTGGCCGGGCAACGTCCGCGAGCTCGAAAACACGATGGAGCGCGCGGTCGTGTTGTCGCGCACCGACATCGTCGAGGCCGAGATTCTCCCGGCCGAAGTTCGCGGCGCGGCGCCCTCCGCGGGGGCCTTGAGCTTTCATTTGGGCACGCCTCTGGCCGAGATCGAGATGGCCGTGATCAACGAAACATTGCGCCATACCCGCGGCGACAAAAAAGCCGCGGCGGGGCTGCTCGGCATTGCGACCCGTACTATCTATCGTCGCCTCGAAGAGGGCGCGGCCGCTGAGCTAGGCGAGCTCGCCGCCGTGGGTGACCGCGAAGAGGAAATCGCGCCATGA